The genome window CCAAAGCAGCGGGCAATCTCAGTCCCAATCACGGTGCATTCTTCGGCGTGGCGTTGAATGGTGTGCCGTTTGAGCCGGGCACGGGTGAATTTTGGAATGGTGATCGCCGGTGGAATTATGAAGCGATGTCCGGCAAGATCAATCTGGGCATCGACCAGCACAATGCGCATGTGCAGCCGACGGGGGCGTATCATTATCACGGCTTACCGATGGGCCTGATCAACAAGCTGGGAGGCGCGACAAACAAGATGACGCTGGTGGGATATGCGGCGGATGGTTTTCCCATCTACACCAACCTTGGTCACACGGATGCGATGGATACGAACAGCGCGATCAAGAAGGTGAAATCGAGCTGGCGGGTGAAGCAAGGCACACGTCCTACGGACAGTCCTGGCGGCAAGTATGACGGTACATTTACGGTGGATTATGAATTCGTGAGGGGCGGTGGAGACTTGGATGAATCCAACGGGCGCTTCGGCAAGACGCCGGAGTATCCAGAGGGGATCTATCATTACTACATCACGGAAGAGTTTCCGCAGCTCGGGCGGTACTGGCGTGGAACCCCGGATGCGGGTTTCCGTAAAGGACCGCCGGGTGGTGGACCCGGAGGCGGCAAAGGTCCCGGTGGACAGGGTGGTCCCGGAGGGCGTGGACCGGGAGGTCCAGGCGGGCAAGGCGGGCCGGGATTTGGGCCTCCGGGCGGTGGACCTGGAGGTGGACGTCCGCCGGGTGGTGGGCCACCGGATGGGCAGAGACCGTTCTAAAGCTTCAACCCATCCAAAACGGAGGCAAGGCTGTTCAAATCGCCGCCACCCGTGACCTTAGGTTGAGGGGCAGGCGTGAGCATCCGTTTCATGTATTCTGCGGCATCGGCCACGTTGGTGACGGATTTGGGCAGGGTGGCTCCGGCGGCATTGGGATGGCCACCGCCTTGGAAGAGTTGGGCGATGGGCAGGGCTTCGCCGTTCTTGCTGCGGAAGCTG of Verrucomicrobiia bacterium contains these proteins:
- a CDS encoding YHYH protein, translated to MSKAFLTVGLSLCLTGTVFAQADRGPVNQQRPGRDTVLATVAPGTNMVSIKVEGTNRVIRSNGWPDHTPGQFPNRGNPNTLRPQSYSFKVPANPKAAGNLSPNHGAFFGVALNGVPFEPGTGEFWNGDRRWNYEAMSGKINLGIDQHNAHVQPTGAYHYHGLPMGLINKLGGATNKMTLVGYAADGFPIYTNLGHTDAMDTNSAIKKVKSSWRVKQGTRPTDSPGGKYDGTFTVDYEFVRGGGDLDESNGRFGKTPEYPEGIYHYYITEEFPQLGRYWRGTPDAGFRKGPPGGGPGGGKGPGGQGGPGGRGPGGPGGQGGPGFGPPGGGPGGGRPPGGGPPDGQRPF